From one Rhizobium sp. BT04 genomic stretch:
- the tssK gene encoding type VI secretion system baseplate subunit TssK, with translation MSWNNRVVWSEGLFLRPQHFQQADRHVEQLVRSRTAVLHGYGWGISELRLNRELLGLGKIAIEAARGVLEDGMPFSIPDEANQPTPYDVPPDFRDSLIHLAVPFYQPGALETDAQAGIDVPIRFAVSTEDVVDTNAGERGSASIDVARLDFRLLPDAADRSGYTCIPIARIIEVRADRQIILDETHVPPTPDCASSRVLSNYITEITGLLHHRGEALATRVSQSGTNRVAELADFLLLQAINRYEPYFCHLSKAAVVNPESLYVLMLQLAGELATFARVDKRAPTLGVYKHDSLAEAFLPVMQSIRASLGAVIEQTAVPVPLQRQKYGVHVAEVADRSLFTTSSFVLAARADIEVERLRREFPSQIKIGPAEKITELVNVALPGIIINPLPVAPRQIPFHVGFSYFEIDQNSRFWKDMPQSAGLALHVAGDFPNLEMALWAIRAGQNPHLS, from the coding sequence GAGGGCTTGTTCCTCCGCCCGCAGCATTTTCAGCAGGCCGATCGTCACGTCGAACAGCTGGTGCGCAGCAGGACGGCGGTTTTGCATGGGTACGGGTGGGGTATCAGCGAGCTGCGGCTCAATCGAGAGCTGCTTGGTCTCGGTAAGATCGCCATCGAAGCGGCTCGCGGCGTCTTGGAGGACGGGATGCCCTTCAGTATTCCTGACGAAGCCAACCAGCCAACTCCCTACGACGTTCCGCCGGATTTTCGAGATTCGCTTATTCACTTGGCGGTACCGTTTTATCAACCCGGCGCTCTTGAAACCGACGCGCAAGCGGGAATTGACGTACCTATCCGCTTCGCAGTCTCCACTGAGGATGTTGTCGACACCAACGCTGGCGAGCGAGGCAGCGCCTCCATCGACGTAGCGAGGCTGGATTTTCGACTGCTGCCGGACGCGGCAGACCGGTCTGGCTACACTTGCATCCCAATCGCCCGTATCATAGAGGTCCGGGCCGACCGACAGATCATTCTGGACGAAACGCACGTGCCGCCAACCCCCGACTGCGCCAGCTCCCGGGTCCTCTCGAACTACATCACTGAGATCACCGGCCTGCTTCACCATCGTGGTGAAGCTCTGGCCACTCGGGTCTCCCAGTCGGGAACGAACCGGGTTGCAGAGCTCGCGGACTTCCTTCTGCTGCAGGCGATCAATCGGTACGAGCCGTACTTCTGCCACCTATCCAAGGCCGCCGTTGTAAATCCGGAATCGCTGTATGTTCTCATGCTCCAGTTGGCGGGTGAACTAGCCACGTTCGCCCGCGTCGATAAACGTGCCCCGACCCTTGGTGTTTACAAGCACGACTCTCTCGCGGAGGCGTTTTTGCCAGTGATGCAGTCGATCCGGGCTTCGCTGGGTGCAGTGATTGAGCAGACTGCGGTCCCCGTACCGCTGCAGCGGCAAAAATACGGTGTCCATGTGGCCGAGGTGGCCGACCGCTCTCTCTTTACGACCTCGAGCTTCGTGCTGGCTGCTCGGGCTGATATTGAGGTCGAGCGCCTCCGGCGCGAGTTCCCGTCTCAGATTAAGATCGGCCCGGCGGAGAAAATCACGGAACTCGTCAATGTCGCACTGCCCGGCATTATCATCAATCCCCTACCGGTCGCGCCGCGTCAGATCCCGTTCCATGTTGGATTCAGCTATTTCGAGATCGATCAAAATAGCCGCTTCTGGAAGGATATGCCCCAATCCGCCGGCTTGGCGCTGCACGTTGCTGGCGACTTCCCAAATCTCGAAATGGCTCTCTGGGCCATCCGAGCCGGACAGAACCCACATTTGAGTTAG
- a CDS encoding type VI secretion system-associated FHA domain protein produces MVSKSHCSIECMARRYVLIDRGRDDTCQNDEAMPLPSEAPVARKTSDVIQIGAYMTDVVAVSPSISIAESAAEPEGQLAATSEELSLLGPLETASSLLAGNCTRGEEALLDLRDGEFLPLPFLGTRLDALAGMMRSPWDIYADSVPDRAPILTQPKVEQSSRQESSSGGHGFPCRLRLIIGRCPECRHRKRAGSCRENASVFRRAAQHTLRARAGEQLFRNKSSDEKTLSLVPDVGEALRAVLCNDSSGSLRGDPAVEQAFTDRGTHDVSFAAVQKALSSVRARLSLAGIEKAMGRPRSLLHRNHKARNRSAYVRVFNDVVSSIETDLLRSFGADFARPVRERSRPARRSHDESVRSEGKWAG; encoded by the coding sequence ATGGTCTCGAAATCCCACTGCTCAATCGAGTGCATGGCACGGCGATACGTACTGATCGACCGAGGCCGCGACGACACATGTCAAAATGACGAGGCGATGCCGCTTCCGTCAGAGGCGCCGGTCGCCCGGAAAACCAGCGATGTTATTCAGATCGGCGCCTATATGACCGATGTCGTCGCGGTGTCGCCTTCGATATCCATTGCGGAGAGTGCCGCCGAACCGGAGGGACAACTTGCAGCGACAAGTGAGGAGTTGAGTCTTCTTGGCCCCCTCGAAACGGCCTCGTCGCTCCTGGCGGGCAATTGCACCCGGGGTGAAGAAGCGCTGCTGGACCTGAGGGACGGCGAGTTCCTACCATTGCCGTTCTTAGGCACTCGTTTAGACGCGCTGGCGGGCATGATGAGAAGTCCGTGGGATATCTACGCAGACAGTGTGCCAGATCGGGCCCCCATCTTGACGCAACCCAAGGTGGAGCAATCATCTCGCCAAGAATCATCGAGCGGCGGTCACGGCTTTCCTTGCCGCCTGCGGCTTATCATTGGCAGATGTCCGGAATGCCGGCATCGTAAGCGTGCTGGATCGTGCAGGGAAAATGCTTCTGTATTCCGCCGCGCTGCACAGCATACTCTCCGAGCGAGAGCTGGCGAACAATTATTCAGAAATAAGAGTTCCGACGAAAAAACCCTGAGTCTCGTTCCCGATGTCGGTGAGGCGTTGCGCGCAGTTCTGTGCAATGACTCCAGCGGGTCCCTCCGCGGAGACCCGGCCGTTGAGCAAGCCTTCACCGACCGTGGGACGCATGACGTGTCATTCGCGGCTGTGCAGAAGGCTCTGTCCAGCGTCCGTGCACGCTTGTCCCTAGCAGGGATCGAGAAGGCGATGGGGCGGCCCCGTTCCCTTTTGCACCGCAACCATAAGGCGCGAAACCGGAGTGCGTACGTGCGCGTCTTCAATGACGTCGTATCGAGCATCGAAACCGATTTGCTCCGGAGCTTCGGCGCCGACTTCGCGCGCCCAGTGCGAGAGCGTAGTCGACCCGCCCGCCGATCCCACGATGAGAGCGTCCGCTCCGAAGGGAAGTGGGCGGGTTGA
- the icmH gene encoding type IVB secretion system protein IcmH/DotU, giving the protein MMVIEETMPKSQPLVLLHAEEQLAVPSPSSPVADELTWEMLALDRLNPLVAAAAALLGLSAQLKSSASHIDVEALRLRVLREIDAFERRITPLGLPSRAIKVCKYALCATIDDIVLNTAWGSNSVWTTRSLVGSLFSDTWGGERFFDLLTQLKNEPAINIELLELLYYCMRLGFEGRYRVTAGGAAELSVLCEDVYRLIRAARGDFERELSPHWRRNSNNPKPRRTIVPIWAVVAFGAGLLLSIYTGLLHALNARADAVFNDIATLPPNGVVRSARIALPPKVVMSSDRLRNFLEPEIREGLVTVSEDPQQIVVIIRASGMFDSASPEVKKMFLPLLLRIGRSLNGESGSVLLTGHTDAIPVQSLAFPSNDSLSLARASAAAEIIKSMMDDPGRVREEGRGSGEPVASNHTPEGRARNRRIQIIITKTQ; this is encoded by the coding sequence ATGATGGTGATTGAGGAAACGATGCCAAAATCCCAGCCACTCGTCCTCCTTCACGCCGAGGAGCAGTTGGCTGTCCCTTCGCCGTCATCGCCAGTGGCGGACGAACTTACCTGGGAGATGCTTGCGCTCGACCGACTTAATCCACTGGTCGCGGCCGCGGCGGCGCTGCTGGGTCTCAGCGCTCAGCTCAAGAGCAGTGCTAGCCATATCGACGTTGAAGCACTGCGCCTTAGGGTGCTGCGGGAGATCGATGCTTTTGAGCGTCGGATCACGCCGCTCGGATTGCCCTCGCGAGCGATCAAGGTCTGCAAATACGCCCTCTGCGCGACCATCGATGACATCGTTCTGAACACAGCCTGGGGCAGCAACAGCGTCTGGACGACGCGCAGCTTGGTGGGATCGCTGTTCAGCGATACCTGGGGCGGCGAGCGCTTCTTCGATCTGCTGACGCAATTGAAAAATGAACCGGCCATCAATATAGAACTGCTGGAGCTGCTCTACTACTGCATGAGGTTGGGCTTCGAAGGCCGCTACCGCGTCACTGCGGGAGGAGCCGCAGAGCTCAGTGTGCTGTGCGAAGACGTCTACCGCCTGATCCGAGCAGCCCGTGGTGACTTCGAGCGCGAACTATCCCCGCACTGGCGGAGGAACTCAAATAATCCGAAGCCACGCCGCACAATCGTTCCAATCTGGGCCGTCGTAGCGTTTGGGGCAGGATTACTCCTCTCGATCTATACCGGACTCCTGCATGCATTAAATGCCCGCGCCGACGCTGTCTTCAACGATATCGCGACATTGCCGCCGAACGGCGTTGTCAGATCGGCGAGAATCGCATTGCCACCAAAGGTTGTTATGAGCAGCGACCGACTGCGTAACTTCCTCGAGCCCGAAATCCGCGAAGGGCTTGTCACTGTGTCCGAGGACCCACAGCAGATCGTCGTTATCATTCGCGCCTCCGGGATGTTCGATTCTGCTAGTCCGGAAGTGAAGAAAATGTTCCTGCCGCTTCTTTTACGAATTGGTCGTTCTCTGAACGGTGAGTCGGGATCGGTCCTCCTGACCGGGCACACCGACGCCATTCCGGTGCAATCACTCGCCTTCCCTTCAAACGATTCCCTTTCGCTCGCGCGTGCGAGCGCAGCTGCCGAGATTATCAAATCCATGATGGATGACCCAGGCCGCGTGCGAGAAGAGGGCAGAGGGAGCGGAGAACCGGTCGCTTCGAACCACACGCCCGAGGGCCGCGCGCGGAACCGTCGGATTCAAATCATCATCACAAAGACACAATGA
- the tssM gene encoding type VI secretion system membrane subunit TssM produces MQSIKKALRWQWLRVGGAAIVCALIFTLGPHISVGGFAPLDSLRSQIAASMLIPVGYTVIYLIQSQLYKVQAYFEDLVQSRVSGALDAGGAEQKKGDPRPSDRSVGQASTLAERELEAIRHRFRETLTTLKGRRYAGGISRRWLYQRPWYVMIGPPNSGKTTAIVNSGLSFPMAARSGLRAAGGLAGTENCDWWITDDAVFVDTAGRYTIQEGDADRDKAVWRGLLRMLRRSRPRQPLNGALVTIAISELNSTSEEVLADRARCIRERLLEVYRELRLQLPIYVLFTKSDLLAGFVEFFDDLGREGREAVWGFTFAQEASEDEGDPMAFAAAYDALVGRLNERLLERMQHESNLQRRALMFGFPQQVASLKHLTQQFLKEAFGGNSFQEPLMLRGVYFLSGTQIGMPFDRVANARSQTFEIAQPPCTALRGPGRNYFISRLLREVVFAEAGLVDANHRFDRRQRRIRYGAYTTIAAVIVTASVLWTFSYIRNVQLIESVRLMAGSYARGAEKLKLDRVESGDLRPILPLLQRLRDANGDSAGGRLSSSGLDQSKKIKVQTLAAYRRAVNTILLPRLMFRLETLLVERHDDDQFVYQALKVYLMLGQQGPLQRAVVKNWMAADWRVMFPAEADAGLRSALADHLDALMEGPLPHSELNGELIERSRAKLQTVSMARRVLDIIATSPEASRAPTWRLADHAGPLAQGVLARKSGQPLSEGVPGIYTRAGFYGTFLRLLPQVADAVAAEGWVLDSQVVAPIAAGDVSQKLRRSAADLYAQEFALRWDQLIGDMSIRPSGGIDDALRTLNTLSAPTSPMRLFLFAAAQELKLKQPPAPEDGLTKGDSVPQGEVLPSELEALFRSQPAADTPEAHVQLYMGDHFRWLHQLVEVPSNSQAGAQAPIDSALRDLGELYRSLSQAQGLAGSNILEHNGQAGVAIQQIEAGAADLPEPIRQWILGLSRHSSDLTVSGMRRGLASGWAGGPGDLCRRATEGRYPFASGSRRDIPLSDFARLFGRKAEIDTFFAENLSPFVDKSKGSWQFRPTSGVDFPIGRNTLAQFQRAATIRDTMFDDAGQVSVGFLLTVAETDPLTDQVVVDIDGQRLEHRRGTAAAAMHFHWPTAGGVGGASVAFIGFQGATLSRSGHWALFRLLNEADKQPLGGGDLIQVRLVSGRHWAVFNLQPDSVMSPLSRNLLSEFRCPDFL; encoded by the coding sequence ATGCAGTCAATCAAGAAAGCGCTTAGGTGGCAATGGCTCCGTGTCGGCGGGGCGGCGATCGTATGTGCCTTAATCTTCACGCTCGGACCGCATATCTCGGTCGGAGGATTTGCGCCGCTTGACAGCCTTCGCAGCCAGATCGCGGCATCGATGCTGATTCCGGTCGGATACACCGTGATCTACTTGATCCAGTCCCAGCTTTACAAGGTTCAGGCCTATTTTGAAGACCTCGTCCAATCACGAGTGTCGGGAGCGCTGGACGCGGGTGGGGCCGAGCAGAAGAAGGGAGACCCAAGGCCTTCCGACCGAAGTGTGGGGCAAGCCAGCACGCTTGCTGAAAGAGAGCTGGAGGCGATTCGTCATCGTTTCCGCGAGACCCTTACCACACTCAAGGGGCGCCGCTACGCAGGAGGTATCAGCAGGCGGTGGCTCTATCAGCGGCCCTGGTATGTGATGATCGGTCCGCCCAACTCGGGGAAGACCACAGCAATAGTCAATTCCGGGCTCAGCTTTCCGATGGCGGCGAGGTCCGGTCTGAGAGCCGCCGGTGGGTTAGCGGGTACGGAAAACTGCGACTGGTGGATCACCGATGACGCGGTGTTCGTCGACACTGCTGGGCGCTACACGATACAGGAGGGTGATGCAGACCGGGACAAAGCGGTTTGGCGTGGCTTGCTTCGTATGCTCAGACGCTCCCGGCCACGGCAGCCGCTGAACGGTGCCTTAGTCACGATCGCAATCAGCGAGCTGAATTCTACATCCGAGGAAGTGCTCGCCGATCGCGCGCGCTGTATCCGTGAGCGGCTCCTCGAAGTGTACAGGGAGCTTCGCCTGCAACTGCCGATTTATGTGCTTTTCACTAAGAGCGATCTGCTGGCGGGATTTGTTGAATTCTTCGACGATCTGGGTCGCGAGGGGCGGGAGGCGGTGTGGGGGTTCACCTTTGCGCAAGAGGCGTCGGAGGACGAAGGCGATCCGATGGCGTTTGCCGCAGCATACGATGCGCTTGTTGGCCGCCTAAACGAAAGGCTGCTTGAACGAATGCAGCACGAAAGCAACCTCCAGCGTCGTGCGCTCATGTTCGGCTTCCCACAGCAGGTCGCTAGCCTCAAGCACCTGACGCAACAGTTCTTGAAGGAAGCCTTTGGCGGGAATTCGTTCCAGGAACCGCTTATGCTCCGCGGCGTCTACTTCTTAAGCGGCACGCAAATTGGCATGCCCTTCGATCGAGTTGCGAACGCCAGATCTCAGACCTTCGAGATCGCTCAGCCGCCCTGTACAGCGCTTCGTGGCCCGGGCCGTAATTATTTCATCAGCCGGCTGCTGCGCGAAGTCGTTTTCGCCGAAGCTGGGCTCGTCGATGCCAATCACCGCTTCGATCGGCGCCAGCGGCGGATCCGGTATGGCGCCTACACGACGATAGCGGCGGTCATTGTTACCGCCAGCGTCTTATGGACGTTCAGCTATATTCGGAATGTTCAGCTGATCGAGAGCGTTCGCCTAATGGCTGGCAGCTATGCCAGAGGGGCTGAAAAGCTGAAGCTCGACCGGGTTGAGAGTGGCGATCTTCGACCCATCCTGCCACTGCTTCAGCGGCTGCGTGATGCCAACGGCGACAGCGCGGGCGGCCGCCTATCAAGTTCGGGTCTCGACCAGAGTAAGAAAATCAAGGTTCAGACGCTCGCGGCGTACCGCCGCGCCGTGAACACCATCCTGCTGCCGCGGCTGATGTTCCGGTTGGAAACCTTATTGGTCGAGCGGCACGACGATGATCAGTTCGTCTACCAGGCGTTAAAGGTTTACCTGATGCTGGGTCAGCAGGGTCCGCTCCAGCGCGCGGTCGTCAAAAACTGGATGGCTGCCGACTGGCGAGTGATGTTTCCGGCCGAAGCCGATGCCGGCCTGCGCAGCGCGCTCGCTGATCACCTGGATGCACTCATGGAAGGGCCGCTGCCCCATAGTGAGCTTAATGGCGAACTGATCGAGAGGAGCCGCGCGAAGCTCCAGACCGTCTCGATGGCGCGCCGCGTCCTCGACATCATCGCGACCAGTCCCGAAGCCTCGCGGGCGCCAACCTGGCGTCTGGCCGACCATGCCGGGCCGCTGGCGCAGGGCGTCCTGGCTCGCAAATCGGGACAGCCGCTCAGCGAGGGGGTTCCTGGCATCTACACGAGGGCGGGGTTTTACGGAACCTTCCTGCGATTGCTGCCGCAAGTGGCTGACGCTGTCGCTGCAGAAGGCTGGGTTCTCGACTCACAGGTAGTCGCGCCGATTGCAGCCGGTGATGTGAGCCAGAAGCTGCGGCGTTCGGCGGCGGATCTCTACGCTCAGGAGTTCGCGTTGCGCTGGGACCAGCTCATTGGCGATATGTCCATCCGCCCGTCTGGGGGTATCGATGACGCGCTGCGCACCTTGAACACGCTGTCCGCGCCGACGTCACCAATGCGCCTGTTCCTTTTCGCGGCGGCGCAGGAGCTAAAGCTCAAGCAACCACCGGCTCCCGAGGACGGCTTGACGAAAGGTGACAGTGTCCCCCAGGGCGAGGTGTTGCCAAGCGAGCTCGAGGCACTGTTCCGGTCTCAACCGGCCGCGGACACGCCTGAAGCTCACGTCCAGCTCTATATGGGCGATCATTTCCGGTGGCTGCACCAGCTGGTCGAAGTGCCGTCGAACAGCCAAGCGGGCGCGCAGGCGCCGATCGACAGTGCTCTCCGGGATCTCGGCGAACTGTATCGCTCCCTCAGCCAGGCGCAGGGGCTGGCGGGTTCGAACATCTTGGAACACAACGGGCAGGCGGGCGTCGCCATCCAACAGATCGAGGCGGGGGCGGCCGATCTGCCCGAACCCATCCGGCAATGGATCCTCGGCCTCAGCCGCCACAGCTCGGACCTAACCGTCAGCGGCATGAGGCGCGGGTTGGCGAGCGGTTGGGCGGGCGGCCCCGGCGATTTGTGCCGACGGGCTACCGAAGGACGGTATCCCTTCGCGAGCGGATCCCGCCGGGATATCCCTTTGAGCGATTTCGCCCGGCTGTTCGGCCGCAAGGCGGAGATCGACACTTTCTTCGCCGAGAACCTTTCCCCATTCGTCGACAAATCCAAAGGTTCGTGGCAGTTTCGGCCAACGAGCGGTGTCGATTTCCCTATCGGCCGCAATACCTTGGCCCAGTTCCAACGGGCAGCCACGATCCGCGACACCATGTTCGATGATGCCGGCCAGGTGTCAGTTGGATTCCTGCTCACCGTCGCCGAGACCGATCCGTTGACAGACCAGGTGGTGGTAGACATCGACGGCCAGCGCCTCGAACATCGACGAGGAACGGCCGCCGCGGCCATGCATTTCCATTGGCCTACGGCCGGCGGCGTCGGCGGCGCTTCCGTCGCTTTCATCGGTTTTCAAGGCGCCACCCTCTCCAGGAGCGGCCATTGGGCGCTGTTTCGCCTCTTAAATGAGGCGGATAAGCAGCCATTGGGAGGAGGGGACCTTATTCAGGTACGACTGGTGTCCGGTCGCCATTGGGCGGTTTTTAACCTCCAGCCTGACAGCGTGATGAGCCCGTTGTCCCGCAATCTGCTGTCAGAATTCCGATGTCCAGATTTCTTATGA
- a CDS encoding LysR substrate-binding domain-containing protein, protein MNVMKRYVEKEVTDQLAYRRKMLQDWRGERLTGHQLNLASIDLNLLVALEALLEYRNVTHAGQHIGRSQPAMSRALGRLRGLFNDDLLVRSSTGLIPTPQGEHLAQRLPSALRTIREMVTSRSLISKEWGRGATLAIPDHQALAVLPRLLPWLRERAPHLDTLACLPFDRAVRGLEQGDIDLAVGHIDVQLPGYFRRSLYTDRFACLLRHDHPALAQEWTIDNFATLRHAAISTDSPDHFGPIYDHLPNLRADRSPILFSSVLTAAVVASATDLVLLVPRRVATQVSAMLPLRVVDPPLEPAPYKVMLIWHERCHHDPQHKWLRKEVAAALETGAD, encoded by the coding sequence ATGAACGTCATGAAACGCTATGTAGAAAAAGAGGTGACGGATCAACTCGCTTATAGGCGAAAGATGTTGCAAGATTGGAGAGGAGAGCGCCTCACTGGACACCAGCTAAACCTAGCATCAATAGACCTCAACCTCCTGGTGGCGCTCGAGGCTCTGCTCGAATACCGGAACGTGACGCACGCGGGCCAGCACATCGGGCGGAGTCAACCGGCGATGAGCCGGGCACTGGGAAGGCTGCGCGGCTTGTTCAATGATGATCTCCTGGTGCGGTCTTCAACGGGTTTGATCCCAACGCCGCAAGGCGAACACCTGGCTCAAAGGCTGCCGTCGGCACTGCGTACGATCCGAGAGATGGTGACAAGCCGCAGCCTAATCTCAAAAGAATGGGGGAGGGGGGCAACGCTGGCGATCCCCGATCATCAAGCTTTGGCTGTACTACCGCGCCTCCTGCCGTGGTTACGCGAGCGTGCCCCTCATCTCGACACACTCGCCTGTTTGCCGTTTGATCGTGCCGTGCGGGGGCTTGAGCAAGGTGATATTGATTTGGCCGTTGGGCATATTGACGTGCAACTGCCTGGCTATTTTCGGCGCAGTCTCTATACAGACCGCTTCGCGTGTTTGTTGCGCCACGACCATCCCGCGCTGGCGCAGGAATGGACGATCGACAACTTCGCGACCTTGCGTCACGCTGCCATCAGTACGGACTCCCCCGACCATTTCGGCCCGATCTACGACCACTTGCCCAACCTGCGAGCGGATCGTAGTCCCATACTTTTTTCCAGCGTTCTCACGGCAGCGGTGGTAGCTTCGGCAACGGATTTGGTATTGCTCGTCCCGCGCCGCGTTGCGACCCAAGTTTCCGCGATGCTGCCGCTTAGGGTTGTTGATCCACCCCTCGAGCCGGCACCGTACAAGGTCATGCTCATCTGGCACGAGCGGTGCCATCACGACCCGCAGCATAAATGGCTGCGCAAGGAGGTCGCCGCAGCGTTGGAGACGGGAGCAGACTGA
- a CDS encoding nuclear transport factor 2 family protein, translated as MIAKRSATVLSVLPRDRRADEAGLRSSFWPDAQDVHGAYTGSAEGFIEFTLGVFKTEPRNIHQITNVLIEFISPTEAAVESYFTALQRGPDCGRIIRCQVSPMWSILRPFSEKGRGVENCRPHSGL; from the coding sequence ATGATCGCGAAACGATCCGCGACTGTCCTATCGGTATTGCCGCGGGATAGACGGGCGGACGAGGCGGGGCTGCGCAGCTCCTTCTGGCCTGATGCGCAGGACGTTCACGGAGCGTATACGGGCTCCGCCGAGGGATTCATTGAGTTCACGCTTGGTGTCTTCAAGACCGAACCGCGCAACATCCACCAGATCACCAACGTTCTGATTGAGTTTATCAGCCCGACTGAAGCAGCTGTCGAGAGCTACTTCACTGCGCTCCAACGAGGGCCGGACTGCGGCCGGATCATACGTTGCCAGGTTTCTCCTATGTGGTCGATATTGCGACCATTTTCAGAAAAGGGAAGGGGAGTGGAGAATTGCCGACCGCACAGTGGTCTATGA
- a CDS encoding Ulp1 family isopeptidase, with amino-acid sequence MRVTPQSLAPENSLSGARHSIDVSRAGSSSLRFGGSGSKTSSNMAEAGEVAAAPQGKRRGFTSRMASGFKKAFGLSSGKTSSRSSGQQDVDAATETHVVSTKVRVGAKRGRAADRDMHPDDETRINQFAEAVRNYEILPDGSVGRGDGRVPEATVENNLGILRRFARWLRAENRDSMASRLLNDPDSLAVDIADYWASGGDGQDRLKSALSHFRRLAPEGQELQAVGPGPRLMGRQIHDPYPDDARVIDSLAKEELSKFGPVPTSRNNTSHQRKFSAWLQREGRESIASRLNGSDQQQWSLKKDYQDFTEDMGKHTISFKRLRQYQQVVEANAASGLSPEQASGREPAGLDGRSDPRAEFRSTSPLQQVDPSIEGRSGLSLDHIEWLGDQHIQTDYELLMQDLQRNDPDLAARTRLIDPLIAHYHLRLGDESTALSAFQRIVNDQNGRDTADFLFLPVSDASASDPDHRGTHWSLLLVDRRNREGPAAYHYDSFRGQNNEFAAMLAQRLGTRLEPVRMTQQRNDYDCGVFVVDGTRALVRRLARRGRPAVLHLDNLVADREQLQRRLSTAPNSARAGAAAAEPESSTQIADPAEFWHGVGQPGQLPADSWNTATFRQDLPSAAYSPVQSVNPPDAPWEQSLGASIFGTPQYTLPVDDLGGAVPPSWQHRNQPAPAGLRLAMSWLELLPSADNPQTSITIHGVPYTATLGPSGMENDIYLFLQ; translated from the coding sequence ATGCGAGTGACGCCGCAGTCGTTGGCGCCGGAGAACTCGTTGAGCGGCGCCCGCCACAGCATAGACGTCTCTCGGGCGGGCTCCAGCAGCTTGCGATTCGGCGGCTCGGGGAGCAAGACATCGAGCAATATGGCGGAGGCGGGCGAAGTCGCCGCGGCGCCGCAGGGCAAACGCCGCGGATTTACGTCGCGCATGGCGTCAGGGTTCAAGAAGGCGTTCGGATTGAGCAGCGGCAAGACGTCGTCGCGGAGTTCGGGGCAGCAAGACGTCGATGCCGCAACGGAGACTCACGTGGTCTCAACCAAGGTTCGCGTCGGCGCCAAGCGTGGTCGCGCCGCCGACCGGGACATGCATCCCGATGACGAGACCCGCATCAACCAGTTCGCGGAAGCAGTCCGAAACTACGAAATTCTACCCGACGGTAGCGTCGGCCGAGGGGACGGAAGGGTTCCCGAGGCTACCGTCGAGAACAATTTAGGGATTCTTAGGAGGTTCGCTCGTTGGCTCCGAGCAGAAAACAGAGATTCGATGGCTTCTCGGCTTTTAAACGATCCAGATTCACTAGCCGTTGATATCGCGGATTATTGGGCAAGCGGTGGGGATGGTCAGGACCGTCTTAAGTCAGCACTGTCTCATTTCAGGAGGCTCGCGCCTGAGGGGCAAGAACTCCAAGCCGTTGGACCTGGGCCGCGCCTGATGGGGCGCCAGATACATGATCCTTATCCCGACGACGCCCGCGTCATTGATAGCTTGGCCAAGGAAGAGCTGAGTAAGTTCGGACCGGTCCCGACTTCTCGGAATAATACCAGTCACCAACGAAAGTTTAGCGCTTGGCTCCAAAGGGAGGGCAGGGAGAGCATAGCGAGCCGGCTCAACGGCAGTGATCAGCAGCAATGGTCGTTGAAAAAAGATTACCAAGACTTCACCGAAGACATGGGAAAACACACTATCTCTTTCAAGCGGCTTCGGCAGTACCAGCAAGTCGTTGAGGCGAACGCAGCGTCGGGGTTGTCCCCTGAGCAGGCAAGTGGCCGGGAACCGGCCGGTCTGGACGGCCGTTCGGATCCACGTGCCGAGTTCAGATCAACTTCGCCGCTGCAGCAGGTTGATCCATCGATCGAAGGCCGCAGCGGATTGTCGCTCGACCATATCGAATGGCTGGGCGACCAGCATATCCAGACGGATTATGAGCTGCTAATGCAGGACTTGCAGCGAAACGATCCGGATCTCGCCGCCAGGACGCGGCTTATCGATCCCCTGATAGCCCATTATCATCTGCGCCTGGGCGATGAGAGCACCGCGCTGAGCGCTTTCCAGCGCATCGTTAATGATCAGAATGGAAGAGATACAGCCGACTTCCTGTTCCTTCCAGTGAGCGATGCCAGTGCTTCGGATCCTGATCACCGCGGCACCCATTGGTCGCTGCTACTCGTTGACCGTCGCAACCGCGAGGGGCCGGCTGCCTATCACTATGACTCCTTCCGGGGCCAGAACAACGAGTTTGCAGCAATGCTCGCACAAAGGTTGGGTACCCGTCTGGAGCCCGTCCGCATGACCCAACAGCGCAACGACTATGATTGCGGAGTCTTCGTGGTTGACGGCACGCGGGCGCTCGTTAGACGACTGGCACGAAGAGGCCGGCCAGCCGTGCTGCACCTCGACAACCTCGTCGCCGATCGGGAGCAACTCCAACGACGTCTGAGCACCGCGCCCAACAGTGCTCGAGCGGGGGCTGCGGCGGCTGAACCGGAGTCCTCCACACAGATCGCCGATCCCGCAGAGTTTTGGCATGGAGTGGGTCAACCCGGCCAGCTTCCCGCCGATAGCTGGAATACAGCGACCTTCCGGCAGGATTTGCCGTCAGCTGCCTATTCACCGGTGCAAAGCGTCAATCCGCCAGACGCACCATGGGAGCAAAGCTTGGGGGCATCGATCTTCGGCACCCCACAGTACACGCTGCCTGTGGACGACTTGGGAGGAGCTGTCCCTCCGAGCTGGCAACACCGCAATCAACCGGCACCGGCTGGCCTTCGGCTTGCAATGTCCTGGCTTGAGTTGCTGCCGAGCGCGGACAACCCCCAGACCAGCATCACTATCCATGGTGTGCCCTACACGGCCACTCTGGGGCCATCAGGCATGGAGAACGACATTTACCTTTTCCTGCAATAG